The Oreochromis niloticus isolate F11D_XX linkage group LG18, O_niloticus_UMD_NMBU, whole genome shotgun sequence DNA window ctgattattggggggatCATAACCCCCccaacccccctggaaattatgCTTCTGATACTAACAGAGTGTGTCAGAGGACTCCGGCAATCAGTGTTCAGTTCCTTAAAGGTTTTctgttctgtcatttaattCTTTTCTCAATTTGGTATGCTGtgttcactttgttttttattgtatcCAGACAGGAAGAGCTTATTATTTCAGAATAATGAATTCTAATTTCTTTTCTACAGTCTCTTGTCTGTCTGCATCTTCAGCTGCTGAAGGTCAgtcatgttttttaaactgaGTTTCACATGCAAAGGTTTTCTTTAAATAGTCTCATATATTGAATGTAAACTGTGCGTGGATGAAGGTGTTCCCAAAAACACCACACTgataaattaaattacattatatgattttttttcctcttctatttggctttatgtttatctaattattttgattaattctcagtttttatttatccatcttttattattttgctttaataaataaattgttttaaatatgGAGCAGCTCTTGTGACTTCTAGAGCTGGGAACAAGAAGCAGAGTAGCACAATTACAgacctctctgcagcttctctcctccggTTTTCTCCCAAATCCTTCCAAAACCTTGGAGACCGTGTCTGCTTGCAAAAGAGTCTTTAatgcaccttgaggtgactgctgtcgctatagtttaaaaagaaaaaaaaaaaaaaaggtgtttatatataaatagtgtttatatataaatatatataaacacatacATTGAATattttacaaacaaacaaataaaacttgtTTTGATAGGTACAATATTTTATAACTTTTACTGAAAGCATAGGACACAGGACAGCACTGACTTAATTAGATGcagaattaaattaaaaagaattaagcaaaaaataaaaaaagaagaaatacataaacataaatgaaataatataAAAGCACATTTCAAATTAATTATTAAATTCATTAATTTATTGGATGTAATTgactttgaaaatgaaaaatcacattattataaaaaaatagaaaaaatctCCAATCATCCTTTTGGGTAAGGTAGATTAGTtcaaaaaaaatatgaacaacaGTGAAAAGTATTGTTTAAATCACATTCAACCATAGAACAAGCTCTAAACACACAGTCCTCTGGTCTACTCATCCTTCAGCCAGTTGCTGAGACAAACCAACTTGTCCACGTTCTCTGAGTGCAGAGCAGACCTCTTCTTGTTCACAATGTGCCCTGCTACAGAGAACAGCCTCTCACAGGGCACTGTGGAGGCAGGAGTGGCCAGGTATCTGCGAGCAAGGCGGGCCAGCTGGCTGTGGGCTCCTGCATGAGCTGCCCACCACTGTAAGGGACAGTCCTCTAAGGCAGTGCAGGGCTCTGCTCTGTAGCGCTGTATGGCTCTGTCCTGCTGTACCTCCTCCTCTGACTCAGAGGCAGAGTCCATCTGCAGCAGGCTCAGCCTCTTCTTGGCTGGACCTTCTTCTGCAGTGTGTGATCTTCTAGGAGAGTCTTCATGCAGCATGCCTGCCAGTGTGGTCCACACTGCTTCTCTGTCAGTCTTGGGCACACTGCGTAGATCTTTAAAACGTGGGTCCAGTGCAGTTGCGATCTGGAGCCATGCATAGTTGGTATGTTCCTGGCGGGAAGCAAGGTCTTCCTTAAACTTCTCTTTAAACCTCACCACATATGCAGGGTCCTCATCAGTTACTTCCATGACACGGCGCAGGTGGCAGAAGGCTGGTAGAACTACAGAGCAGGAGACGTAGGCCTCTCCTCCCAGCAGTTCAGTCACATATCTGCAgtggaatacacacacacacacacacacacacacacacacacacacacacacacagataagacagcaaattaaaaaaagctttttaatactaggtaatattaataaaatatttgatttcatttattttttaaataagacattttcatAATAACAAAACTGATTTAAGATGTATGTTTGATACATTTAATCTAAACCTACAATTATGGTCACAATGACAGGCTCACCTGCAGGGCTCTAGAAGTGTCTCCAGTCTCTGGAGTTTGTCCCACTCTGGAGGCGTCAGGAGGACAAGtttatgcttttgtttatcCAGAGTCGCGGTTACTGCAGTTTGGTTGCTGATCAAGCGCTTCACCATCTCCAGCGTGGAGTTCCAGCGCGTAGGCACGTCCTGGGCCAACGGCTCCTGCTTGCGCCCCAGTGACACCTGCTCTGCGTTCagctctgctgtgtttgctgGGCTGTGCTTAAAATGGCCAACAATTTTGCGGCATTTGGACAGCGCAGTGACAAAGCCACTGTCTGCGAGACTCACTGTGATGCATCTCTGTAGAATGTGCGCGGTACACGGCATGTGATTGAATGGCATGATGCGAGCCGCGGCGATCATATTGCGCGCACTGTCCGTGCCTACTGTTGTCACCTTCTCCTCAATTGTCCACCTGCGAGCAACAGTCTGGAACTGCTCTGCACAAGCCTCCGCAAAGTGCCGCTCTTCCGTTTTCATTATAGTCAGCGCAAAGGATGTCAGACCCCAGGCTTCAGTGATTAAATGCGCAGTAACTCCCAGGTAATTGTCATTACTCAATGATGTCCAGTGGTCTCCTGTCAGAGCCACGCATTCTGTGTGAACTAAagcctcttcttttttctttttctccgtTTCATACAGTTCGTGGATTCGAATTGTTATTGTGCTTCTCGCTGGGGGCTTGTAGGACGCGTCCTGAGATGCAACCTTTAAAACATCCGCAAAGCCcttgtcctccacaatgcttAGCGGTCTACAGTCCTTTGCTATCCATTTGGCTATATTGTCGGTCA harbors:
- the LOC109195393 gene encoding zinc finger BED domain-containing protein 1-like, producing MEKQEQDGLLDGEFKYKKNIDGTINKRVVICTHCSKEFQFHRSNSTLKYHLNAKHAFVGAAASPGLRQTTLSERRPLGKSSLDKLTDNIAKWIAKDCRPLSIVEDKGFADVLKVASQDASYKPPARSTITIRIHELYETEKKKKEEALVHTECVALTGDHWTSLSNDNYLGVTAHLITEAWGLTSFALTIMKTEERHFAEACAEQFQTVARRWTIEEKVTTVGTDSARNMIAAARIMPFNHMPCTAHILQRCITVSLADSGFVTALSKCRKIVGHFKHSPANTAELNAEQVSLGRKQEPLAQDVPTRWNSTLEMVKRLISNQTAVTATLDKQKHKLVLLTPPEWDKLQRLETLLEPCRYVTELLGGEAYVSCSVVLPAFCHLRRVMEVTDEDPAYVVRFKEKFKEDLASRQEHTNYAWLQIATALDPRFKDLRSVPKTDREAVWTTLAGMLHEDSPRRSHTAEEGPAKKRLSLLQMDSASESEEEVQQDRAIQRYRAEPCTALEDCPLQWWAAHAGAHSQLARLARRYLATPASTVPCERLFSVAGHIVNKKRSALHSENVDKLVCLSNWLKDE